A genomic region of Pseudorca crassidens isolate mPseCra1 chromosome 10, mPseCra1.hap1, whole genome shotgun sequence contains the following coding sequences:
- the CIDEC gene encoding lipid transferase CIDEC isoform X1, which yields MEYAMKSLSLLYPRSLSRYVAVSTSVVTQKLLSQPSPEAPRARPCRVSNADRSVRKGIMTHSLEDLRLKVQDTLMLADKPFFLVLEEDGTIVETEEYFQSLTDDTVLMVLHKGQKWQPPSEQGTRYQLSLSRKPAKKIDVAQVTFDLYKVNPQDFIGCLNVKATLYGTYSLSYDLRCYGARRVMKEALRWALFSTQAAGHVLLGTSCYLQQLLDATEGGQPSKSKAPSLIPTFLKILQ from the exons ATGGAATACGCCATGAAGTCCCTCAGCCTTCTCTACCCCAGGTCCCTCTCCAG GTATGTGGCAGTCAGCACCTCGGTGGTGACCCAGAAGCTGCTGTCACAGCCCAGCCCGGAGGCCCCCAGGGCCCGGCCCTGCAGAGTAAGCAATGCTGACCGGAGTGTGCGGAAAGGCATCATGACACACAGCCTTGAGGACCTCCGCCTCAAG GTCCAGGATACCCTGATGCTGGCAGACAAGCCTTTCTTCCTGGTGCTGGAGGAAGATGGCACAATTGTAGAGACAGAAGAGTATTTCCAATCCCTGACAGATGACACCGTGCTCATGGTCCTCCATAAGGGGCAGAAATGGCAGCCCCCATCAGAGCAG GGCACTAGGTACCAACTCTCCCTCTCCCGTAAGCCTGCCAAGAAGATTGATGTGGCCCAAGTAACCTTCGACCTGTACAAGGTGAACCCACAGGACTTCATTGGTTGCCTGAACGTGAAGGCGACTCTCTATGGCACATACTCCCTTTCCTATGATCTGCGCTGCTACGGTGCCAGGCGCGTCATGAA AGAAGCTCTCCGCTGGGCCCTCTTCAGCACGCAGGCCGCAGGCCACGTGCTGCTCGGCACCTCCTGTTACCTGCAGCAGCTCCTGGATGCCACAGAGGGAGGGCAGCCCTCCAAGAGCAAAGCCCCATCCCTCATCCCGACCTTTCTGAAGATACTGCAATGA
- the CIDEC gene encoding lipid transferase CIDEC isoform X2 — MEPNTVQLTRMEYAMKSLSLLYPRSLSRYVAVSTSVVTQKLLSQPSPEAPRARPCRVSNADRSVRKGIMTHSLEDLRLKVQDTLMLADKPFFLVLEEDGTIVETEEYFQSLTDDTVLMVLHKGQKWQPPSEQGTRYQLSLSRKPAKKIDVAQVTFDLYKVNPQDFIGCLNVKATLYGTYSLSYDLRCYGARRVMKEALRWALFSTQAAGHVLLGTSCYLQQLLDATEGGQPSKSKAPSLIPTFLKILQ; from the exons ATGGA gcCCAACACTGTCCAGCTGACGAGGATGGAATACGCCATGAAGTCCCTCAGCCTTCTCTACCCCAGGTCCCTCTCCAG GTATGTGGCAGTCAGCACCTCGGTGGTGACCCAGAAGCTGCTGTCACAGCCCAGCCCGGAGGCCCCCAGGGCCCGGCCCTGCAGAGTAAGCAATGCTGACCGGAGTGTGCGGAAAGGCATCATGACACACAGCCTTGAGGACCTCCGCCTCAAG GTCCAGGATACCCTGATGCTGGCAGACAAGCCTTTCTTCCTGGTGCTGGAGGAAGATGGCACAATTGTAGAGACAGAAGAGTATTTCCAATCCCTGACAGATGACACCGTGCTCATGGTCCTCCATAAGGGGCAGAAATGGCAGCCCCCATCAGAGCAG GGCACTAGGTACCAACTCTCCCTCTCCCGTAAGCCTGCCAAGAAGATTGATGTGGCCCAAGTAACCTTCGACCTGTACAAGGTGAACCCACAGGACTTCATTGGTTGCCTGAACGTGAAGGCGACTCTCTATGGCACATACTCCCTTTCCTATGATCTGCGCTGCTACGGTGCCAGGCGCGTCATGAA AGAAGCTCTCCGCTGGGCCCTCTTCAGCACGCAGGCCGCAGGCCACGTGCTGCTCGGCACCTCCTGTTACCTGCAGCAGCTCCTGGATGCCACAGAGGGAGGGCAGCCCTCCAAGAGCAAAGCCCCATCCCTCATCCCGACCTTTCTGAAGATACTGCAATGA
- the JAGN1 gene encoding protein jagunal homolog 1 isoform X1 translates to MASRAGPRAAGTDGSDFQHRERVATHYQMSVTLKYEIKKLIYVHLVIWLLLVAKMSVGHLRLLSHDQVAMPYQWEYPYLLSIVPSLLGLLSFPRNNISYLVLSMISMGLFSIAPLIYGSMEMFPAAQQLYRHGKAYRFLFGFSAVSVMYLVLVLVVQVHAWQLYYSKKLLDSWFTSTQEKKRK, encoded by the exons ATGGCGTCTCGGGCAGGCCCGCGAGCGGCCGGCACCGACGGCAGCGACTTTCAGCACCGGGAGCGCGTCGCCACGCACTACCAGATGAG TGTGACCCTCAAGTATGAAATCAAGAAGCTGATCTACGTGCATCTGGTCATATGGCTGCTGCTGGTTGCCAAGATGAGTGTGGGGCACCTGAGGCTCTTGTCGCATGATCAGGTGGCCATGCCCTATCAGTGGGAGTACCCCTATTTGCTGAGCATTGtgccctccctcttgggcctcctctccttcccccgcAACAACATTAGCTACCTGGTGCTCTCCATGATCAGCATGGGGCTCTTTTCCATCGCTCCCCTCATATATGGCAGCATGGAGATGTTCCCTGCTGCACAGCAGCTGTACCGCCATGGCAAGGCCTACCGCTTCCTCTTTGGTTTTTCTGCCGTCTCCGTCATGTATCTGGTGTTGGTGCTGGTGGTCCAAGTGCATGCCTGGCAGTTATACTACAGCAAGAAGCTCCTGGACTCTTGGTTCACCAGCACACAGGAGAAGAAGCGTAAATGA
- the JAGN1 gene encoding protein jagunal homolog 1 isoform X2 yields MSVGHLRLLSHDQVAMPYQWEYPYLLSIVPSLLGLLSFPRNNISYLVLSMISMGLFSIAPLIYGSMEMFPAAQQLYRHGKAYRFLFGFSAVSVMYLVLVLVVQVHAWQLYYSKKLLDSWFTSTQEKKRK; encoded by the coding sequence ATGAGTGTGGGGCACCTGAGGCTCTTGTCGCATGATCAGGTGGCCATGCCCTATCAGTGGGAGTACCCCTATTTGCTGAGCATTGtgccctccctcttgggcctcctctccttcccccgcAACAACATTAGCTACCTGGTGCTCTCCATGATCAGCATGGGGCTCTTTTCCATCGCTCCCCTCATATATGGCAGCATGGAGATGTTCCCTGCTGCACAGCAGCTGTACCGCCATGGCAAGGCCTACCGCTTCCTCTTTGGTTTTTCTGCCGTCTCCGTCATGTATCTGGTGTTGGTGCTGGTGGTCCAAGTGCATGCCTGGCAGTTATACTACAGCAAGAAGCTCCTGGACTCTTGGTTCACCAGCACACAGGAGAAGAAGCGTAAATGA
- the IL17RE gene encoding interleukin-17 receptor E isoform X1 produces the protein MGSPGLAALLLPLVQLLLGLSASASIGCPYLPSWSTLCLLASHMDDSFTGRSAQIPRHTLSAFPPSPKPWRAWLCHCPCCWCLHLVSDPSGLQWDWLHLLVQKSKKSYKFRFCRRHTMPASAQRKLLSSRCLSEKGHHISVPSPDTSHKGLRSKRTQPADPEKGEVLSKRGSQRLGGPEFSFDLLPEARVIQVTIPPGPEVSVRLCHQWALECEELSRPFDAQKIVSGGCTEDLPYEFLLPCLCIEVSYLQEDTVRHKKCPFQSWPEAYGSDFWESVNFTDHSQHSQMVMALTLRCPLKLDASLCQRRGWHTLCEDVPNATARESEGWYVLEKVDLHPQLCFKFSFGNSSHVECPQQTFAPSWNVSMDTQAQQLVLHFSSRMPATFSAAWSHSGLGQDSMVPPVYNVSQTQGSSSVTLDLIVPFLRPGGCVLVWRSDVQFAWKHLLCPDVSHRLLGLLILVLLAFTTLLGVVLVLTCQRPLSGPGRARPVLLLHVADSEAQRRLVGALAELLRAALGGGRDVIVDLWEGTRVARVGPLPWLWAARARVARERGTVLLLWSCASPSPAGGPDARAAPLHTLLRAAPRPLPLLAYFSRLCAKGDIPPPLRALPRYRLLQDLPRLLRALDARTSTQATSWGRLAARPCLRGRVELCRQLEREAAKLADQG, from the exons ATGGGGAGCCCCGGACTGGCAGCCCTGCTCCTGCCTCTTGTCCAGCTGCTCCTTGGCCTGTCTGCCTCTGCTAGTATTGGCTGCCCCTACCTTCCCAGCTGGAGCACCCTCTGTCTGCTGGCCTCCCACATG GATGACAGTTTCACTG GAAGGTCTGCCCAGATTCCTCGCCATACCCTATCGgcctttcccccctccccaaagCCTTGGCGTGCTTGGCTCTGCCACTGTCCCTGCTGTTGGTGCCTGCATCTGGTGTCAGATCCTTCGG GTCTTCAGTGGGACTGGCTCCACCTCCTGGTGCAGAAATCCAAAAAGTCTTACAAGTTCCGGTTCTGTAGGAGGCACACGATGCCAGCATCTGCTCAG AGGAAGCTGCTAAGTAGCCGTTGCCTGTCTGAGAAGGGCCATCACATCTCCGTCCCCTCCCCAGACACCTCCCACAAGGGGCTGCGTTCCAAAAGAACCCAACCTGCAGATCCAGAGAAAGGGGAAGTTCTCTCCAAACGTGGCTCACAAAGGCTTGGAG GGCCTGAGTTCTCCTTTGACTTGCTGCCTGAGGCACGGGTTATTCAAGTGACCATTCCTCCAGGCCCTGAGGTCAGTGTGCGTCTTTGCCACCAGTGGGCACTGGAGTGTGAGGAGCTGAGCCGTCCCTTTGATGCCCAG AAAATTGTGTCTGGGGGCTGCACTGAAGACCTGCCTTATGAATTCCTTCTGCCCTGTCTGTGCATCGAG GTGTCCTACCTGCAAGAAGACACCGTGAGGCACAAAAAGTGTCCCTTCCAGAGCTGGCCTGAAGCCT ATGGCTCGGACTTCTGGGAGTCGGTGAACTTTACTGACCACAGCCAGCACAGTCAGATGGTCATGGCCCTGACACTCCGCTGCCCACTGAAGCTGGACGCCTCCCTCTGCCAGAGGCGGGGCTGGCACACCCTCTGCGAAGACGTCCCCAATGCCACAGCTCGAGAGTCAGAGGGG TGGTATGTCTTGGAGAAGGTGGACTTGCACCCCCAGCTCTGCTTCAAG TTCTCTTTTGGAAACAGCAGCCACGTTGAATGCCCCCAGCAGACATTCG CGCCATCCTGGAACGTGAGCATGGATACCCAGGCCCAGCAGCTGGTCCTTCACTTCTCCTCAAGGATGCCCGCCACCTTCAGTGCTGCCTGGAGCCACTCAGGCTTGGGGCAGGACAGCATGGTGCCCCCTGTGTACAACGTCAGCCAG ACTCAGGGCTCAAGCTCAGTGACACTAGACCTCATCGTTCCCTTCCTGAGGCCAGGGGGCTGTGTCCTG GTGTGGAGGTCAGATGTCCAGTTTGCCTGGAAGCACCTCCTGTGTCCGGATG TCTCTCATAGGCTCCTGGGGCTCTTGATCCTGGTACTGCTGGCCTTCACCACCCTACTGGGTGTTGTTCTGGTGCTCACCTGCCAGCGCCCACTGTCAG gcccaggTCGAGCGCGGCCGGTGCTGCTCCTGCACGTGGCGGACTCCGAGGCGCAGCGGCGCCTGGTGGGAGCGCTGGCTGAACTGCTGCGGGCCGCGCTGGGCGGCGGGCGCGACGTGATCGTGGACCTGTGGGAGGGCACGCGGGTGGCGCGCGTGGGCCCGCTGCCGTGGCTCTGGGCGGCACGGGCGCGCGTGGCGCGGGAGCGGGGCACCGTGCTGCTGCTGTGGAGCTGCGCCAGCCCGAGCCCCGCCGGCGGCCCGGATGCCCGCGCCGCACCCCTGCACACCCTGCTCCGCGCCGCCCCGCGCCCGCTGCCGCTGCTCGCTTACTTCAGTCGCCTCTGCGCCAAAGGCGACATTCCTCCGCCCCTGCGCGCCCTGCCCCGCTACCGCCTGCTTCAAGACCTGCCGCGCCTGCTGCGGGCGCTGGACGCGCGGACTTCTACTCAAGCCACCAGCTGGGGCCGCCTCGCGGCCCGGCCGTGCCTGCGGGGTCGCGTGGAGCTGTGCCGCCAGCTGGAACGCGAGGCCGCCAAACTTGCCGATCAAGGCTGA
- the IL17RE gene encoding interleukin-17 receptor E isoform X2, with the protein MPASAQRKLLSSRCLSEKGHHISVPSPDTSHKGLRSKRTQPADPEKGEVLSKRGSQRLGGPEFSFDLLPEARVIQVTIPPGPEVSVRLCHQWALECEELSRPFDAQKIVSGGCTEDLPYEFLLPCLCIEVSYLQEDTVRHKKCPFQSWPEAYGSDFWESVNFTDHSQHSQMVMALTLRCPLKLDASLCQRRGWHTLCEDVPNATARESEGWYVLEKVDLHPQLCFKFSFGNSSHVECPQQTFAPSWNVSMDTQAQQLVLHFSSRMPATFSAAWSHSGLGQDSMVPPVYNVSQTQGSSSVTLDLIVPFLRPGGCVLVWRSDVQFAWKHLLCPDVSHRLLGLLILVLLAFTTLLGVVLVLTCQRPLSGPGRARPVLLLHVADSEAQRRLVGALAELLRAALGGGRDVIVDLWEGTRVARVGPLPWLWAARARVARERGTVLLLWSCASPSPAGGPDARAAPLHTLLRAAPRPLPLLAYFSRLCAKGDIPPPLRALPRYRLLQDLPRLLRALDARTSTQATSWGRLAARPCLRGRVELCRQLEREAAKLADQG; encoded by the exons ATGCCAGCATCTGCTCAG AGGAAGCTGCTAAGTAGCCGTTGCCTGTCTGAGAAGGGCCATCACATCTCCGTCCCCTCCCCAGACACCTCCCACAAGGGGCTGCGTTCCAAAAGAACCCAACCTGCAGATCCAGAGAAAGGGGAAGTTCTCTCCAAACGTGGCTCACAAAGGCTTGGAG GGCCTGAGTTCTCCTTTGACTTGCTGCCTGAGGCACGGGTTATTCAAGTGACCATTCCTCCAGGCCCTGAGGTCAGTGTGCGTCTTTGCCACCAGTGGGCACTGGAGTGTGAGGAGCTGAGCCGTCCCTTTGATGCCCAG AAAATTGTGTCTGGGGGCTGCACTGAAGACCTGCCTTATGAATTCCTTCTGCCCTGTCTGTGCATCGAG GTGTCCTACCTGCAAGAAGACACCGTGAGGCACAAAAAGTGTCCCTTCCAGAGCTGGCCTGAAGCCT ATGGCTCGGACTTCTGGGAGTCGGTGAACTTTACTGACCACAGCCAGCACAGTCAGATGGTCATGGCCCTGACACTCCGCTGCCCACTGAAGCTGGACGCCTCCCTCTGCCAGAGGCGGGGCTGGCACACCCTCTGCGAAGACGTCCCCAATGCCACAGCTCGAGAGTCAGAGGGG TGGTATGTCTTGGAGAAGGTGGACTTGCACCCCCAGCTCTGCTTCAAG TTCTCTTTTGGAAACAGCAGCCACGTTGAATGCCCCCAGCAGACATTCG CGCCATCCTGGAACGTGAGCATGGATACCCAGGCCCAGCAGCTGGTCCTTCACTTCTCCTCAAGGATGCCCGCCACCTTCAGTGCTGCCTGGAGCCACTCAGGCTTGGGGCAGGACAGCATGGTGCCCCCTGTGTACAACGTCAGCCAG ACTCAGGGCTCAAGCTCAGTGACACTAGACCTCATCGTTCCCTTCCTGAGGCCAGGGGGCTGTGTCCTG GTGTGGAGGTCAGATGTCCAGTTTGCCTGGAAGCACCTCCTGTGTCCGGATG TCTCTCATAGGCTCCTGGGGCTCTTGATCCTGGTACTGCTGGCCTTCACCACCCTACTGGGTGTTGTTCTGGTGCTCACCTGCCAGCGCCCACTGTCAG gcccaggTCGAGCGCGGCCGGTGCTGCTCCTGCACGTGGCGGACTCCGAGGCGCAGCGGCGCCTGGTGGGAGCGCTGGCTGAACTGCTGCGGGCCGCGCTGGGCGGCGGGCGCGACGTGATCGTGGACCTGTGGGAGGGCACGCGGGTGGCGCGCGTGGGCCCGCTGCCGTGGCTCTGGGCGGCACGGGCGCGCGTGGCGCGGGAGCGGGGCACCGTGCTGCTGCTGTGGAGCTGCGCCAGCCCGAGCCCCGCCGGCGGCCCGGATGCCCGCGCCGCACCCCTGCACACCCTGCTCCGCGCCGCCCCGCGCCCGCTGCCGCTGCTCGCTTACTTCAGTCGCCTCTGCGCCAAAGGCGACATTCCTCCGCCCCTGCGCGCCCTGCCCCGCTACCGCCTGCTTCAAGACCTGCCGCGCCTGCTGCGGGCGCTGGACGCGCGGACTTCTACTCAAGCCACCAGCTGGGGCCGCCTCGCGGCCCGGCCGTGCCTGCGGGGTCGCGTGGAGCTGTGCCGCCAGCTGGAACGCGAGGCCGCCAAACTTGCCGATCAAGGCTGA